A single window of Nicotiana sylvestris chromosome 3, ASM39365v2, whole genome shotgun sequence DNA harbors:
- the LOC138887038 gene encoding uncharacterized protein: MFEKVADATTSKEAWGILQNSLQGIDKVKKLKLQTVRADFEVLKMKESECISDYFSKVKVVVNQLRRYREDIEDDRSLHAQEEKIKRRQEVPLEQLLKTQVSFKDYEGETSYRGNGRGRGRGGHGRGIRNGNNFNNEVKIHQTFRGRGRGHKGGRGRGYYQENNGKSNVEEKSNLVDNKKEEEDESTLLMELKEEDRDDCSSWYLDNGASNHMCGCKEKFVEINKMVRDSSGTLIAKVHMAKNMLFSLNLKTIDEKCLNNVQEES, encoded by the exons ATGTTTGAAAAGGTGGCTGATGCTACCACCTCAAAGGAAGCTTGGGGgattttacaaaattctcttcaaggaattGACAAAGTGAAAAAGCTAAAACTTCAAACTGTAAGGgctgattttgaagttttaaaaatgaaagaatcggaatgcatctcggattatttttcaaaagtgaaGGTTGTTGTAAATCAACTAAGAAGATACAGGGAGGACATAGAAGATGACC GTTCTTTACATGCCCAAgaagaaaagatcaaaaggagacaagaagtgCCATTGGAGCAACTTCTTAAAACTCAAGTATCCTTCAAGGATTATGAAGGTGAAACAAGCTATCGAGGAAACGGACGAGGACGAGGCCGTGGCGGTCATGGAAGAGGAATACGTAATGGTAACAATTTCAACAATGAAGTTAAAATCCACCAAACATTCAGAGGTCGTGGTCGTGGACATAAAGGAGGAAGAGGGCGTGGCTActaccaagaaaataatggaAAAAG CAATGTTGAAGAAAAATCTAACCTTGTTGACaacaagaaagaagaagaagatgagtcaACGTTGTTGATGGAACTCAAGGAAGAAGACAGAGATGATTGCAGTTCGTGGTATTTGGACAATGGAGCAAGCAATCATATGTGTGGATGCAAAGAGAAGTTTGTGGAGATCAATAAAATGGTGAGAG ATTCAAGTGGAACTCTAATTGCTAAAGTGCACATGGCAAAGaatatgttattttctcttaatCTTAAGACAATTGATGAAAAGTGTTTAAATAATGTGCAAGAAGAATCATAG